Proteins from one Triticum aestivum cultivar Chinese Spring chromosome 7A, IWGSC CS RefSeq v2.1, whole genome shotgun sequence genomic window:
- the LOC123149725 gene encoding haloacid dehalogenase-like hydrolase domain-containing protein 3, with amino-acid sequence MPAVVMRCPLLLGRHPAAALRHSFSSSRMRCVRRAAGSGGQGRSPAYGGLLLDAGGTLLQLAQPVAETYATLGRPYGVMKSQKYIMEGFKRAFSAPWPKTLRYQGDGRPFWKIVVAEATDCTNNNYFEEVYQYYAHGDAWCLPDGAYRTLHDLKDAGVKLAVVSNFDTRLRKLLKDLNVSDMFDAIVVSSEVGYEKPALEIFKIALEQIGVEARNAVHVGDDETADKAGANAIGLECWLWGEDLKEFSEIQHRIVAKRLR; translated from the exons ATGCCCGCCGTGGTGATGCGCTGCCCCCTCCTCCTCGGGCGGCACCCAGCGGCCGCCCTCCGacactccttctcctcctcccgcaTGCGTTGTGTGCGCAGAGCCGCGGGGAGTGGGGGCCAGGGACGGTCACCGGCGTATGGTGGGTTGCTGCTCGATGCTGGTGGCACGCTGCTGCAGTTGGCGCAGCCGGTCGCCGAGACGTACGCCACCCTCGGCCGTCCATATG GTGTGATGAAGTCCCAAAAGTACATCATGGAGGGATTCAAGCGGGCTTTCTCGGCGCCATGGCCCAAGACGCTCAGGTACCAG GGTGATGGGCGACCGTTCTGGAAGATTGTCGTGGCGGAAGCAACTGACTGCACAAACAATAATTATTTCGAAGAAGTATATCAG TACTATGCACATGGAGATGCATGGTGTCTGCCTGATGGAGCTTACAGAACACTGCATGATTTAAAAGATGCTGGAG TTAAGCTAGCCGTTGTATCTAACTTCGACACACGGTTAAGGAAGTTGCTCAAGGATCTCAACGTCTCAGATAT GTTTGATGCCATCGTGGTATCATCGGAGGTTGGATATGAGAAACCTGCTCTAGAGATCTTCAAAATAGCATTAG AACAAATTGGCGTGGAAGCCAGAAATGCAGTACACGTAGGAGATGATGAAACTGCAGACAAGGCGGGTGCTAACGCTATTGGACTCGAGTGCTG GCTGTGGGGAGAAGATCTGAAGGAATTTTCTGAGATACAACACCGGATCGTAGCAAAACGCTTACGATGA